TGTCTGACCTCGTTTATGGTTACAACTTCCATCATTTTGTATCATTTGTTTACTCAAAATATCACTGTGATGTTGTTTTCGCAATGTATGCATTTGCAGCAGAATTgggtaaattaaatttaaatgctATTCTGTAGATTTGGCTATTCAgctaaatggaaaaagaaaaatgatttggCAACTCGAGATTCTTGACCACTGGATATAAATACAGTCGGTCTGTCCATTAGCACGACAGATAAACTCGATCAATATGAAATTCGTAAGTACATCTATTGCATCATATCTGTGGGGGTGCGCAATTTACTTGATTTCAAGGCTCTGCGAGGTAAATCAAAAtgcttcattattctttttgtcttCTAGTTCGTCTTCGTCCTCCTCGTCGCCGTGGCCTGTGCCGACCGGCTGTACGAGCCCCCAGCGGCTCGTGCTGACTCCGACGAGATCGCCATCTTGAGGGATGAGCGCGTGATCGAGGACGACGGAAGGTACAACTTCGACATGGAGACTGCCAACGGCATCAAGGTGTCTGAGTCTGGCTCTCCTGTAGGAGACGAGGGAGCCATCAACAGTGCCGGATCCTTCTCGTAAGCATATTAGAGGTTCAGCTACCTCCATGAAGTATATTTCTGAAAATATTATCATGTCAATGACCGGTATATCATTAGGTcgattttattttccatattatacataatgttatGTCCATGGCAGGTACACCGCTCCTGACGGCACTGACGTCCACCTCCAATACGTAgctgacgagaacggcttccagccaCAGGGCGCCCACCTACCCGTGGCTCCCGAGTTCCCCCAcccgatccctcagttcgtcctcgaccagatcgccttcgccgctgAGGAGGACGCCCGCCAGGCCCGTGGAGAGGTCTCGCGCTCCTATGGTGCTCCTCATgacgactaattttttttttgcggataTACCCTTCGATACTCGATATTTATCAGTTCACTATGCATTT
The Penaeus monodon isolate SGIC_2016 chromosome 9, NSTDA_Pmon_1, whole genome shotgun sequence DNA segment above includes these coding regions:
- the LOC119576865 gene encoding cuticle protein CP14.6-like, with the translated sequence MKFFVFVLLVAVACADRLYEPPAARADSDEIAILRDERVIEDDGRYNFDMETANGIKVSESGSPVGDEGAINSAGSFSYTAPDGTDVHLQYVADENGFQPQGAHLPVAPEFPHPIPQFVLDQIAFAAEEDARQARGEVSRSYGAPHDD